A region of Helicoverpa zea isolate HzStark_Cry1AcR chromosome 16, ilHelZeax1.1, whole genome shotgun sequence DNA encodes the following proteins:
- the LOC124637299 gene encoding alpha-amylase 2-like gives MFRLILLLAAVSLALAYKNPHYASGRTTMVHLFEWKWDDIADECERFLGPRGYGGIQISPPNENLAIWSANRPWWERYQPISYRLVTRSGNEQQFASMVRRCNDAGVRIYVDAIINHMTGTWNENTGTGGSTANFGDWHYPAVPYGRNDFNWPHCVISGSDYGCCPDRVRNCELSGLKDLNQGTEYVRQMIVNYMNHLISLGVAGFRIDAAKHMWPGDMRVIFDRLHDLNTAHGFPSGARPYIYQEVIDLGGEAITRDEYTPLAAVTEFKFGMELSRAFNRGNQLRWLVNWGPAWGLLASNDALTFIDNHDNQRGHGAGGNILTYKQAKQYKGAIAFMLAHPYGWPQLMSSFDFHNTEAGPPMDSSGNIISPSINSDNSCGNGWICEHRWRQIYSMVAFRNHAGNSAISNWWDNGSNQIAFCRGNQGFVAFNNDYWDLNQTLQTCLPAGTYCDVISGEKSGNNCTGKRITVGSDGRASISLGANDYDMVLAIHTGDESRL, from the exons ATGTTCCGGCTCATCCTTCTGCTTGCGGCCGTGTCTCTGGCACTGGCTTACAAGAACCCACACTATGCATCAGGCCGTACAACTATGGTGCACTTGTTTGAATGGAAGTGGGATGACATCGCAGATGAGTGCGAGAGGTTCTTAGGCCCCAGAGGATATGGTGGTATCCAG ATCTCTCCTCCCAATGAGAACTTGGCTATCTGGTCCGCCAACCGCCCCTGGTGGGAACGCTACCAGCCAATCTCGTACCGCCTGGTCACCCGTTCCGGTAACGAGCAGCAGTTCGCTAGCATGGTGCGAAGATGTAACGATGCTGGTGTCAG GATCTACGTGGACGCCATCATTAACCACATGACAGGCACCTGGAACGAGAACACCGGTACTGGTGGTAGCACCGCCAACTTCGGCGACTGGCACTACCCCGCTGTTCCTTACGGCAGAAACGACTTCAACTGGCCTCATTGTGTCATCTCTGGCAGTGACTATGGCTGCTGCCCTGATAGA GTACGTAACTGCGAGCTCTCCGGTCTTAAGGACTTGAACCAGGGTACTGAATACGTTCGTCAAATGATCGTCAACTACATGAACCATCTCATCAGCTTGGGTGTCGCTGGATTCAG AATTGACGCCGCCAAACACATGTGGCCCGGAGACATGCGCGTCATCTTCGACCGTCTACACGACCTCAACACCGCTCACGGTTTCCCCTCCGGCGCTCGTCCCTACATCTACCAGGAAGTCATTGACCTCGGTGGCGAAGCCATCACCCGTGACGAATACACTCCCCTTGCCGCAGTCACTGAATTCAAATTTGGAATGGAACTTAGCCGTGCCTTCAACCGCGGAAACCAACTCAGATGGCTGGTCAACTGGGGACCTGCATGGGGCCTCCTTGCTTCAAACGATGCTCTAACCTTCATTGACAACCACGACAACCAAAGAGGTCACGGTGCTGGTGGCAACATCCTCACTTACAAACAGGCTAAGCAGTACAAGGGTGCGATCGCTTTCATGTTGGCCCATCCTTATGGCTGGCCTCAGCTTATGAGCAGTTTCGACTTCCACAACACTGAAGCTGGTCCTCCAATGGACAGCAGTGGCAACATCATCTCTCCTTCTATCAACTCT GACAACTCTTGCGGTAACGGCTGGATTTGCGAGCACCGTTGGCGTCAAATCTACAGCATGGTAGCCTTCAGAAACCACGCCGGTAACTCCGCCATCAGCAACTGGTGGGACAACGGTAGCAACCAGATCGCTTTCTGCAGAGGCAACCAGGGCTTCGTTGCTTTCAACAACGACTACTGGGACTTGAACCAGACTCTTCAG ACCTGCCTCCCCGCCGGTACCTACTGCGACGTGATCTCCGGCGAGAAGAGCGGTAACAACTGCACCGGCAAGCGCATCACTGTCGGCAGCGATGGCCGCGCCAGTATCTCTCTAGGAGCCAATGACTACGACATGGTGCTGGCCATCCACACTGGTGATGAA TCGAGACTGTGA
- the LOC124637300 gene encoding alpha-amylase A-like, which yields MTLLLWLSFCSLFGAAFSCDAYIKTNQWPGRSVIVQMFEWKWLDIAEECERFLGPKGYGAIQTSPASENMVINLNGIRPWYERYQVMSYKLETRSGNEADFLNMTTRCNKVGVRVYVDVVFNHMTGGGTPETDSLSYPGVPYTEENFHHPVCDVNDYNNATEMRMCRLVGLQDLNQTMPYVRQKIIGFLNKLIDLGVAGIRVDAAKHMWPADLKEIYKYLNNLNTKFGFRKNSRPYIYQEVAKGGVITYEEYKDMGDVTEFTVGDELAQIFTGRKPLKTLKSWGTTALDMMPSENAVAFVDNHDTQRSGFILTHRNATLYKAAVAFLLAHPYGQPRITSSYYFTSFEEGPPADSEGNIISPTINEDQLCDGGWVCEHRWGPVYRMVAFRNEVMNTEVNYWWDNGNNQVAFSLGDKGFIAFNTEGSEMNVEIQTELPSGTYCDIISGQKEGTTCTGRNITVSTIGKAQITLSGAEEELYLAIHVGKESAL from the exons ATGACACTTCTATTGTGGCTTTCTTTCTGCTCTCTGTTTGGAGCTGCGTTTTCTTGCGACGCTTACATCAAGACCAACCAATGGCCCGGCCGCTCCGTCATCGTACAAATGTTCGAGTGGAAGTGGTTGGACATAGCTGAGGAGTGCGAGAGGTTCCTTGGACCCAAAGGTTACGGAGCTATACAG ACGTCACCAGCATCAGAAAACATGGTGATAAACCTAAACGGCATAAGACCCTGGTACGAACGATACCAAGTGATGTCATACAAACTGGAGACCCGTTCAGGAAACGAAGCTGACTTCTTGAACATGACTACTAGATGCAACAAAGTTGGTGtaag AGTCTACGTAGACGTGGTATTCAACCATATGACAGGTGGTGGTACTCCCGAAACTGATAGTCTTTCATATCCAGGAGTTCCATACACAGAAGAAAATTTCCATCACCCTGTCTGCGATGTAAATGATTATAATAATGCTACTGAG atgAGGATGTGTAGGTTGGTAGGACTTCAGGACTTGAATCAAACAATGCCTTATGTCCGTCAGAAGATAATTGGTTTCCTGAATAAGCTTATTGATCTTGGTGTAGCTGGAATTAG AGTGGATGCAGCAAAACACATGTGGCCAGCAGACCTTAAAGAAATTTACAAGTACCTCAATAATTTGAATACAAAATTTGGATTTCGAAAGAATTCGAGACCTTACATTTACCAAGAGGTTGCAAAGGGTGGAGTAATTACTTATGAAGAATACAAAGATATGGGAGATGTTACGGAATTTACT GTTGGAGACGAATTAGCTCAAATATTCACTGGTCGAAAGCCATTGAAGACTCTAAAGTCTTGGGGTACTACAGCACTGGATATGATGCCGAGTGAAAACGCCGTTGCTTTCGTTGACAATCACGACACACAAAGAAGCGGCTTTATATTGACACATAGAAATGCTACACTTTATAag GCAGCAGTAGCTTTTCTTCTAGCCCATCCATATGGACAGCCTCGGATAACAAgcagttattatttcactagtTTTGAAGAAGGACCTCCTGCTGATAGTGAAGGAAATATTATATCTCCTACTATAAATGAG GACCAACTATGCGATGGTGGTTGGGTATGTGAACATCGCTGGGGCCCCGTGTACAGAATGGTGGCGTTCAGAAATGAAGTAATGAATACAGAAGTTAACTACTGGTGGGACAATGGGAACAACCAAGTTGCCTTCAGTTTGGGGGACAAAGGATTCATTGCTTTCAATACTGAAGGAAGTGAGATGAATGTGGAGATACAG ACTGAACTCCCATCTGGAACCTATTGCGACATAATATCAGGACAAAAAGAAGGAACAACTTGTACTGGAAGAAATATCACCGTATCAACTATTGGGAAAGCGCAAATAACATTATCTGGGGCTGAAGAAGAACTGTATCTTGCTATACATGTTGGAAAAGAG TCGGCTCTTTAG
- the LOC124637298 gene encoding alpha-amylase 4N-like isoform X1 produces the protein MKMTLLLWLSICSLFGAAFSCDAYIKTNQWPGRSVIVQMFEWKWLDIAEECERFLGPKGFGAVQTSPASENLILDLNGTRPWYERYQVMSNKRVTRSGNEADFLNMTTRCNKVGVRIYVDVVFNHMAIPQNTNKVYNGTGGSTALIDEYLYPAVPYRKEHFHHPVCEVNDYDNATEIRVCQLGGLQDLNQTMPYVRQRIIVYLNELIDLGVAGFRVDAAKHMWPEDLKEIYKYLSNLKTNHGFRKNSRPYIYHEVSKGGVVTYADYRDIGDVTEFTAGTELALIFTGRKPLKTLRSWGTAELDMMPNGNALVFVDNHDTQRNGFILTHRNATLYKAALAFLLAHPYGQPRMTSSFYFNSFDDGPPADSEGNIISPTIDENGMCDENWVCEHRWGPVYRMVAFRNEVMNTEVNYWWDNGNNQVAFSLGDKGFIAFNTEGSEMHVEIQTGLPAGIYCDIISGEKDKELPFCTGRNISVSITGKTEIILSGAEETHLAIHVGKESLLVLTG, from the exons ATG aaaatgACACTTCTATTGTGGCTTTCTATCTGCTCTCTATTCGGAGCTGCGTTTTCTTGCGACGCTTACATCAAGACCAACCAATGGCCCGGCCGCTCCGTCATCGTACAAATGTTCGAGTGGAAGTGGTTGGACATAGCTGAGGAGTGCGAGAGGTTCCTTGGACCCAAAGGATTTGGTGCTGTACAG ACTTCGCCAGCATCAGAGAACTTGATACTAGATCTAAACGGTACAAGACCTTGGTACGAGCGCTACCAAGTGATGTCTAACAAACGGGTCACCCGTTCAGGAAACGAAGCTGATTTCTTGAACATGACTACTAGGTGCAACAAAGTTGGTGTTAG AATTTACGTGGACGTCGTATTCAACCATATGGCGATACCGCAGAATACAAATAAGGTTTACAATGGGACTGGTGGCAGTACTGCTCTCATTGACGAATATTTGTATCCAGCAGTTCCATATAGGAAGGAACACTTTCATCACCCAGTGTGTGAAGTCAATGACTACGATAATGCTACAGAG ATTCGAGTATGTCAGCTGGGTGGATTGCAAGATTTGAATCAGACAATGCCTTACGTGCGTCAGAGGATTATCGTGTACCTAAACGAGCTTATTGATCTTGGTGTAGCTGGTTTCAG AGTAGATGCAGCAAAGCATATGTGGCCAGAAGATCTAAAAGAAATTTACAAGTACCTCAGCAATTTGAAGACAAACCATGGATTCCGAAAAAATTCCAGACCTTACATTTACCATGAAGTTTCAAAGGGTGGAGTAGTTACGTATGCTGATTACAGAGATATTGGAGATGTTACGGAATTCACT gcTGGAACAGAATTAGCGCTAATATTCACTGGTCGAAAGCCACTGAAGACGCTAAGGTCTTGGGGCACTGCGGAACTGGATATGATGCCAAATGGAAATGCCTTAGTTTTCGTTGACAATCATGACACACAACGCAATGGATTTATATTGACGCATAGAAATGCTACATTATATAAG gCAGCTTTAGCATTTCTTCTAGCACATCCGTATGGGCAGCCTCGAATGACaagcagtttttatttcaatagttttgACGATGGTCCTCCTGCTGATAGTGAAGGAAATATTATATCTCCTACTATTGACGAg AACGGAATGTGTGATGAAAATTGGGTATGTGAACATCGCTGGGGCCCCGTGTACAGAATGGTGGCGTTCAGAAATGAAGTAATGAATACAGAAGTTAACTACTGGTGGGACAATGGGAACAACCAAGTTGCGTTCAGTTTGGGGGACAAAGGATTCATTGCTTTCAATACTGAAGGGAGTGAGATGCATGTGGAGATACAG ACAGGACTTCCAGCTGGGATCTATTGCGATATAATATCAGGAGAAAAAGACAAAGAATTACCTTTTTGCACTGGGAGAAATATATCGGTATCCATTACTGGGAAGACGGAAATAATTTTATCTGGTGCCGAAGAAACTCATCTTGCCATACATGTTGGAAaagag TCGCTTTTGGTGTTGACGGGATAA
- the LOC124637298 gene encoding alpha-amylase 4N-like isoform X2, translating into MKMTLLLWLSICSLFGAAFSCDAYIKTNQWPGRSVIVQMFEWKWLDIAEECERFLGPKGFGAVQTSPASENLILDLNGTRPWYERYQVMSNKRVTRSGNEADFLNMTTRCNKVGVRIYVDVVFNHMAIPQNTNKVYNGTGGSTALIDEYLYPAVPYRKEHFHHPVCEVNDYDNATEIRVCQLGGLQDLNQTMPYVRQRIIVYLNELIDLGVAGFRVDAAKHMWPEDLKEIYKYLSNLKTNHGFRKNSRPYIYHEVSKGGVVTYADYRDIGDVTEFTAALAFLLAHPYGQPRMTSSFYFNSFDDGPPADSEGNIISPTIDENGMCDENWVCEHRWGPVYRMVAFRNEVMNTEVNYWWDNGNNQVAFSLGDKGFIAFNTEGSEMHVEIQTGLPAGIYCDIISGEKDKELPFCTGRNISVSITGKTEIILSGAEETHLAIHVGKESLLVLTG; encoded by the exons ATG aaaatgACACTTCTATTGTGGCTTTCTATCTGCTCTCTATTCGGAGCTGCGTTTTCTTGCGACGCTTACATCAAGACCAACCAATGGCCCGGCCGCTCCGTCATCGTACAAATGTTCGAGTGGAAGTGGTTGGACATAGCTGAGGAGTGCGAGAGGTTCCTTGGACCCAAAGGATTTGGTGCTGTACAG ACTTCGCCAGCATCAGAGAACTTGATACTAGATCTAAACGGTACAAGACCTTGGTACGAGCGCTACCAAGTGATGTCTAACAAACGGGTCACCCGTTCAGGAAACGAAGCTGATTTCTTGAACATGACTACTAGGTGCAACAAAGTTGGTGTTAG AATTTACGTGGACGTCGTATTCAACCATATGGCGATACCGCAGAATACAAATAAGGTTTACAATGGGACTGGTGGCAGTACTGCTCTCATTGACGAATATTTGTATCCAGCAGTTCCATATAGGAAGGAACACTTTCATCACCCAGTGTGTGAAGTCAATGACTACGATAATGCTACAGAG ATTCGAGTATGTCAGCTGGGTGGATTGCAAGATTTGAATCAGACAATGCCTTACGTGCGTCAGAGGATTATCGTGTACCTAAACGAGCTTATTGATCTTGGTGTAGCTGGTTTCAG AGTAGATGCAGCAAAGCATATGTGGCCAGAAGATCTAAAAGAAATTTACAAGTACCTCAGCAATTTGAAGACAAACCATGGATTCCGAAAAAATTCCAGACCTTACATTTACCATGAAGTTTCAAAGGGTGGAGTAGTTACGTATGCTGATTACAGAGATATTGGAGATGTTACGGAATTCACT gCAGCTTTAGCATTTCTTCTAGCACATCCGTATGGGCAGCCTCGAATGACaagcagtttttatttcaatagttttgACGATGGTCCTCCTGCTGATAGTGAAGGAAATATTATATCTCCTACTATTGACGAg AACGGAATGTGTGATGAAAATTGGGTATGTGAACATCGCTGGGGCCCCGTGTACAGAATGGTGGCGTTCAGAAATGAAGTAATGAATACAGAAGTTAACTACTGGTGGGACAATGGGAACAACCAAGTTGCGTTCAGTTTGGGGGACAAAGGATTCATTGCTTTCAATACTGAAGGGAGTGAGATGCATGTGGAGATACAG ACAGGACTTCCAGCTGGGATCTATTGCGATATAATATCAGGAGAAAAAGACAAAGAATTACCTTTTTGCACTGGGAGAAATATATCGGTATCCATTACTGGGAAGACGGAAATAATTTTATCTGGTGCCGAAGAAACTCATCTTGCCATACATGTTGGAAaagag TCGCTTTTGGTGTTGACGGGATAA